A region of the Cryptococcus deuterogattii R265 chromosome 1, complete sequence genome:
AggtgtggaagatgggatgatgATCAGGGTTCCTGGAGCCGGTGATAAGCCTCTCTCTGCTTCTGGGCCGGCTGGCGATTTACTCGTCAGGGTCTTGGTTAAGCCGTCGAGTGTGTTCCGAAGGCAAGGTGTAAATCTTTATCACGATGCCAAAGTACCGCTTCACATAGCTCTTTTGGGTGGTATCATTAGAATACCTACCTTGGAAGGCGACGTAGACGTAAAAGTAAAGAATGGAACCcaaaatggagaagaggcggTGTTGAAGGGGCGTGGTGTCAAGAGCGTATAcgggggaaggagaaatgaACGCGGGGATCTCATCGTGTGTTGGAAAGTGCAAATTCCTCGGTGCGTTTATCAGTGCATATCGTACTTGTTTCGCTTACAATCAAATTAGATCCCTTACACCATTCCAACGCAAAATTCTTCAAGCGTATGCCGATGATATTGAAGGTCGCAATCCACAAGTGCACTTTGGTCCACTACCATCTGATTCTCCTCTCAGCACCCCATCTTCGCCACCAACGGAGCCTACAAACGGTGAGGGCTATTATCCATCATATCGTTCGCAAAACCAGCCCCGAACTGAGCATGCCCCCCATCGACCGTCTCAGCCTCCCGCTGAACCGTACAAGCCCTATAatccttcgtcttcatctgaAGAACCCATTAGCTTGGCGAACAAAGTAGCTTCTGCCATAGGCGGCGCTATTGGATGGGTTGAACGGTTCATGGGGGGTAGGCGATAGGCGAGGGCACATGTCAGGGCGGTGAGCACACTGTCTACGCTAAGATTGATGTTGACCAGGTTGGTTTATTTTCAACAGGTGAAACTAAAAATGAAATTGACGAGGGGGGCAGGCAAACTAAGTCCGAAGAGGTAGGGGAGAAAAGCtaaagtgaagaaggggtcGTAGTGCATGGATGAGTCACGGTTTGGTATGCGAGCTTCAAAAAGGTTTTCACGCACAACtcagcttcatcttttcctttagGTTCAGAAGAGTAGCATAAGTTCATTGTAGATCATCTGGCAATATGCATAGATACATAATTTATGCTGCGTGAGGAAACTGACCCTGTCATTGTGTTGATTCTATGCGCCGAGGAAGTACTTCAGCGACCTTGGGGAAACCGCCCATTCCATCTTGGCTGGGTTTCATAACCAGCTGTTTATGGGAATAAGATAAATAGCCAAGTATCAAGCTCTGCTGCACAGTCAATAAGTTGGCTCGAGCGATGGCGTCGTTGGGGGACTTGCCTGATCTATGAGGCTTGACACGATGACAATGATGTCCTCAATTCCTATTGTTGCATCTTCGATCTCGCCAGAGCCGGCGAACGCCTGGGATGCAGCCGCGATGAAGATCCATGTGGGACAACGGCCTTTATTGGCCATAGGATCCGCTCGGTAATATAGTTTCAACCTGAAAACATGAGTCTCCAAAGAGTTGCGGACCTAGAAAAGATACACTAACGCCTGTCTGAAGAGATTCCTCCAAAGGAGAATCTCTCCCCTTTCATACAGGATCAGCCATATATTGCGTCTCCTGAACCATTCCCTATGCTCTTCTAATACACGGCGCCATAAAGCTATATTTCCAGTCCTGAAAGAATCAATCAGAAGTGTGAATTGGGGCAGATCATATGTTTCTAGGATCTTTGGGCTTGGTAGGCGTCCAAGTAGGATGTTGACAGGTATGAGACGTATAATGATGGATCTGCGTTCAAGAGTCAGAAAGAAACTTCCTAGATTGTACTTTGACTCACcttctttgcttctccCCACTCGTATCTTGTGGACAGGTGGCCCACGCCTTCTGGAGCCAGAATGCCGCACCTCTCATGTCGAGTAAGACGACACCTAACTTCCCTCGCCAATAATAGCTTTGACAAACGTCTGTGACGCGGATGCTCCTTTGGCGAGAAGCAAGTCGCTTGTCCTCCGGAGGATAAGATTGTGTAAGGACTTTTGTAACTCAGTTGACTGGGTATGAAGTTTGCGCTTAAGGGTTGGCTTGTTAGCTACGATCGCGGAAGAGACGGATACGGCTGGCGTACTTGCGCATAAATGCGAAACAGTTCATTGGCTAGAGGCCAAATTATATCCCCTACAGCATGCTGCTGATCGCGTGCGTTATTCCACTCTACTTCACTCATAGGTACACTCGCGATTTGCATGGATCGTTCGATCAATTGACGAGTCGCATCCCTGATGGAGCGCGCAGATTTAGGATGTCGAAGGGGGTATGTTGACAGCGATGCGGCTGCATCAGAAGACTGTCTAACCTTTTGTGAAAGACTTTTTATGAAGGGATTGAGAAACGCATAAGAGGCAGAAGGTTCGGTATCCGGTAGTCCGAATATTTTATTTGCTTCACTAAACGATGTTTAATCAGCAACAGTGTGATGGAGCGATCCATGTCCAGAACTGATTACCTATAAATTTGTTGCAGCCTGCTGAATTTTCGGTAcgctctttcttcttgctcaacCTCATGATCGTCCGTTTCTCCTCGGATGTTCCTTAGAAGCGCTGAGATCAACGTTGACAAGTTCTCCTTGAGTTCCCCCGGAAATGTAGTCAGTCGAGATTGGATATTAGAACTGGATAAATCGGCGGGATTTGACTATTCATGATTACCGTCAGCTTCTGACCCATCACATCCCTAGACACAAACCAATGCAAGGGCTTGACCGAGAGGTCCGTAGAAAGGGTGTGTCTCGTCAAGAGGCAAGGACGAGACTATGTTGTCGGCTGAGCGAGTAGCGAAGCATTGGTCGACGTGCGATATAAACTGGGAGATGAAAGGCTCCATTTAAAACCATGGAGCTTGGGACTATCAAACGTGAATATGAACtgaaaggagaaggttaCCGACAGCAGTGCCGTCCTTCGTTATTTACATCACTTATCCTCCAACTGAACTTCGCCGAACAAGTATTTCATGACGACATCACTTCTGTTTCATTAAGTGCAGGTTGAGGCAAAATCGCTGATAGTGAATGCCGAATGACGAATCAATGGAGAATGCACTGGAGCACAGCGTAGATGGATTTCAAGCGACTGATGCGAGTATGGTAGGCCACCATTCTGCAGCGTTGTAAGTGATTCAACGAATTTGAGTTAGATGGTCTATGAGCAAATAAGTCACAAGCCAAAAACTGGCAAATATTCGAAACTCTGCATGGCCCACAAATGATCTGATGCCGATGATTACATGACTAAAAGTACaaatgaagaaatggaacTCAAAAAGAATGATATGCGTATGACGAAAACATATGCCACTGACAAataaacaaacaaacaaacaaacataCCCACAGTAAAATATAACAAGCCCTGGCCTAACATGAAGTATTTTGTGACGTCCTAAAGTCAGACGTTCTCGTCACCTGCTCGGTGTTTTTCTTGGTCTTCCTTCAATATCGCCCATCCCTCCCTCTCATATGACCTCGcatcattcccatccccaaaAACCTCGGTTCTGAGCCCGTCGTCTACCAGCCCGCCGAGTACAGCAGCGGAGCTGTCgcccctccttctttggGGTCGATCCACCCTGATATAcccaccatctcctcttaCCACTCCTAGGTCATCTAACGTTGGTCGGCCGTAGGAGTATCCTGTCCCAGCAGTACTAACTGAATCACCTCTGGCACGCCCCAGCTCATCAATATCGCTCCTTGACAGAGTGGCGGTGCTGCTTCCTCGCGACCGGCCATAAGAGTGAGAgtattctcttctccagctgGAACCGCACTGATGCAGTGCTGCGTCATCCACCGGTCGACCCAACAGAGCAGCACGAGAGTCACCTCGCATGCGTTGAAATTCGGGTCGACGAGCGCCGTGTGCGATGGCGTAAGCATCCGCTTCGTCCGCGATCTCGCGACCTCCGACTCTTTGTGGATAAGACGTCCCAGAAACTGTAGCATCGAAATACAGAGAGGAATCAGAGGGTATTCGTCGAGTAAACGATGATTGACGACTAGCTAACGTAGGCGGATAAGCACTGGCAGGGTTGAGCtccagaagagaaggagagggagaaggaaagttGGAATCCCCGATTACACTTTGAGGGGCCCCTAACCCTGGAGTTTTCGTTATACCACTGGAAGGACCAGGAAGTCTGGGTGTAACTGGGGGCGAGGGAGTAGGAAGAATGGAATCACGCTCCATCTGAATATTGATTTTTATGTTGGAGGCGCTGGCATTATCGTCCCCTGCTTCTGCGTTCAACTGGGTGGACGCGCTTGAGGCATATTCTGCAGAGCTCTCATTTTCTAAACTCCTCACCCACTCcttcaattcttcttccctcatATGCTCTGGCATACTCCAAGATCTG
Encoded here:
- a CDS encoding uncharacterized protein (genome sequence mistake) is translated as MEPFISQFISHVDQCFATRSADNIVSSLPLDETHPFYGPLGQALALSNPADLSSSNIQSRLTTFPGELKENLSTLISALLRNIRGETDDHEVEQEERAYRKFSRLQQIYSEANKIFGLPDTEPSASYAFLNPFIKSLSQKVRQSSDAAASLSTYPLRHPKSARSIRDATRQLIERSMQIASVPMSEVEWNNARDQQHAVGDIIWPLANELFRIYAQRKLHTQSTELQKSLHNLILRRTSDLLLAKGASASQTFVKAIIGEGS